In the Desulfomonilaceae bacterium genome, ATGTTCGTGAGAAACTCAGTCTTGGCTGCGCTTGCGGCCTCCGCCTGAACCCGAAGCTGGGACGCTACGGCCAGGGCAAGTTCCAGCTTACGGTTACTCATCTGTAACTCCCGTTCCGCCCGCTCACGCTCAGCAATTTCGATCTCAAGCTCTTCATTCGCCTTCAGCAGTTTGTTTGTGCGCTCTTCCACCCTAAGTTCAAGTTTATCCCGAGCCCTCTTTAATTCATTTTCGGCCATCTTACGAGGCATAACGTCTTCCATTACTGCCAGACATCCTTCAACGTATCCCTGCTCATTCAACTTGGGAGTAAGAATGATTCTGAGATATATTTCCTTCCCCCATTTGTTAGTGTAAAAAAGTTCGGTGTCAATTGGCCTGTTCTCTATCATACAAGCTCCGAAGAGGTCAGAGATCCCAGCCTCTACCATATGTGGAAATGTTAGCACGTTTATTGTCTTTGTAAGCTGTACACCGGGGGAGCCAAGCGTCTGAAGGAAGAAGCGGTTAACTTCGATGACTTCCCCTTTTGTGTTTACCATAAGTATACCAATAGGTGTGTGATCAAACAGCATACGGTATTTGCGTTCGGATCGTTTTAGAGCTTCTTCGGTTTGTTTACGGGCCGTAATGTCCCTGATTACAGTAATAAGATGGTCTACACCGTCAAGTTTGATCACCGAAGCGGACATGAGAGCGTGTTTTATGGTTCCATCTTTTGTAACGAAGTCAGCTTCTAGGTTATGACATGTCCCTGTTTCTTCTATATCTTTAAAAAGCCTGTTTCGGTCATCCAAGTTAGCCCACATCCCAAAATCTAGTGAGGTTTTGCCAACAACCTCCTCTTCTGTATATCCGGTGATTCGTTGGAACCCTTGGTTTACAGATACGATTTTGCTGTCAAAGAGGCGGGTAATAGAGATGGAGTCGGGACTGAGGTGGAAGGCCTTATGGCACTTCTCTTCGCTGGCCCTCAGTATTCGTTCGGTGAGTTTCTGCTGGGTTATATCTGAGATGAAGCCTTCGATATAACCATCAGTGGTTAACCTGATAGTCATATCAGCATCGAGGATAATACCTTGTTTGGTGCGAATCTTTTGTTCAAACGAGGTCCAATTGGGGGTGGCTTGAGTGACCTTTTCGATTAGCATCTGCCGATCAGATGACTGTTCATACAAAGAAGCCACTGATGACAGATTTACTTCTTGAATCATGGATTCAGGAGATTTATACCCAAACATATTCGCAACATAGGTGTTTACTGCTAGGAGTTTTCCTTCTAAGGTGACGCGATATATGCCTACTGGCGCGTTTAAGAATATGTCGGAAATCATTTATTCAATCTCTCCTGGATGCGGCTCACAGGTCGATGGTTCAAAGTGTATTTCAGTCTCTCGATCGATGCATGTCTTCAAGACATAGCCAGTGATCCTAATTTTCTCCCTTTGACGGCTTTAAACAAGCCATCTGGAGAAGCGAAAAAAGGTCAAGCGCAAATTATCGAAGGCTCTCCTTCGAATCTGCGACGACCGTCTTTTCGTGTGGCCGGTAGTGTGTTCAGAGAAGGTCAACAGGGGTCGTGGGTATGGCTGAAAAGAACTTGAATGGCTAGGTTTCGAGACGTTTGCGTTCTTCGCTTCTAATTTCTTTTCGGAGTAATTTCCCAACCTTGGATTTTGGCAGCATGTCCCGAAATTCTATATATTGAGGAATCTTGTACGCCGGAAGTCGGTCCCGGCAGAATTTCGTCAACTCATAACCGGCGACGCCTTTGACATCCTTTTTAAGCACAACAAAAGCCTTGATTCGTTCGCCCACTTTTTTATCCGGAATGCCTACAACGCATGATTCTATTACAGCAGGGTGCTCTTGAAGAACCGCTTCGACTTCAGACGCGGAAACACGGTAGCCCTTGTGTTTTATAGCGTCGACGGTTCGATCAACAAAGTAAACGAAACCATTTTCGTCCTGCCGGACTATATCGCCCGTTCGGTACCAGAGCTTTCCATCTATCGTTACAAAGGAAGTTTCGGTCTCTTCAGGTTTGTTAAGATAGGCTGACACCATTAGTTCCGAATGTACCAGCAATTCACCTGGGTCTCCCAGGGGAACGTCGTCTACCCCTTCCTGCTCGGTGATCCTGATTTGCTTGCTTGGAACGCTTAATCCCATTGCCATTGGAGGACTCTCACGATCCGTCGGGCACATGATGACCCCACCGCACGTTTCCGTAGCTCCGTAGCCCTGATAAACCGGCATGTGGAATTTGTCCGTCCATCGTCTCGCAACATCCTGAGGCAAGACATCTGCAGCGGAAAAACAATAACTCAAGGATGAAAGGTCATATTGATCGACGCGATCGTGTTCCAGGATCATACGATAAAAAGCCGGAACCCCGACAAGGCTCTTTGCCTTTAATTTCTCAATTGCGTCAAAAAAGGCGTCCAGATTTACCTTGGGGAACACAATCATCGTCCCGCCGCCAACAATTATAGTGGCTAACGAACATGTCTGCCCCGCTATGTGGAACAACGGTGAACCCGCAAGGATCACGTCCTCGTGCTTTGGGAAAAGCGGATTTCTAACATCAAGCTGTTCTTCCGAAGAGACCAGAAACAAACCATGGCTCATAGGAACGCCTTTAGGATGCTTCGTAGTGCCACCGGTATACATAATCTGGGCTATATCCCGATCAGATGAATCAGGCTTGGGAGCCGGCCTGACCCCTCGTTTGATCACGTCGCTCATGGAACACACTTGGGAGCTTTCTTCCACTTTGCCTTTGGGCGCTTTATCAGCAAATAAATCAAAGACCTTCTTCCACCAGGGCAGTAATTCAATTAAACCGGTAAATATAACCTGTTCAAGTTGAGTGTCCGGCATAGCCTGTTTTACGTATCCGTAGTTACGATCAGAACAGATAACGGCCTTCGCGCCTGTGTCGTTGGCCATGTATTTCAAATCAAAAGCGGTGTATATGGGGCTGATGGGAACCGGCACGCCTCCGAGTCTCTGAATTCCCAACCAGCAAACGACGAACTGAATTGAATTAGGGATGTACATCAGGATGCGATCGCCTTTTCGTATCCCCATTTCATATAAGCCCGCCGCGAATTTTTCCGACAGATCCAGCACTTTTTTGTAGGAGTAAGAGGATCCAAGAAAGTATACCGCTGTTTTTTGCGGATATTTCTCGGCCATCGCAGAAAAGGCCCCGTATATTGTCTGATATTTTAAGACGGACATGTTTCAAACACTTCCAGACATAAATAACTGCGCATCAGACACCAAAATAGGCCCCCTTGACTTCCGGATTTTCCATAAGTTCGAGGCCTGACCCATCAAGTGTCAACATGCCATTCTCGATTATATATCCATGATCTATCATGGGTAGAATGGGTCTCGCGAATTGCTCGGATATTATGATCGTAAGGCCGGTTTCAACGCTGATCTTCTTGATCGCGTCAACCAGGGTCGTTTGCATCATAGGGCTCAAGCCAAGTAAAGGCTCATCGAGAAGCAACAAACTAGGTTTGACAACCAGCGCCATACCTATTGTCAGCATCTGCTGTTCACCACCACTTAAAAAACCCGCCTTGCGCCTTTTAAGCCTTACCAGGGTTGGGAAAAGCTCAAATACATAATCTATGGCTTTCCTGACTTCTGCCTTTTTTCGCAAGTAACCAGCGATCCGGAGATTCTCCAGAAGATCGGATTCCTGAAATATCGGGTGACGTTCCCGGCAGAGGACCATTCCCCTCTTGACTCGTTCACTGGGATAGAGGTCTGTTATGTCTTCGCCATTAAAAACTATTTTTCCGTATATCGTAATTCTTTCTCCGCCTTTACGCTGCTCCTTGAGCTTGGTATCGATGATCAAACCTGACAACGTGTTCATGAGCGTTGTCTTGCCCGCGCTGTTGGAGCCGATGACAGCTACGATACCGCCAGGCTGAACGTTCATGCTGAAATCGTTCAACGCGACGGCGTTTTCGTAGAAAACCATAAGATTGGAGATTTCCAGCATTTATTCTGAACCCAAATAAGCCTTTCTAACTTCCGATCTTTCCATTACTTCAGAAGGTATCCCATCAGCGATTACACTGCCATAATTCAACACAACGACCCGGTCCGCAATCCGAAAAAGTTCCCGCAACCGATGCTCGATCATGATCACGGTCTTACCTTCCGAGATGAGTTTTTCAATTATGGGAACAATACTTGCCAATTCCGCTATGCTCAGCCCAGAGAACAACTCGTCAACTATAATCAGGTCCGCTCGAAGAGCAAGGCACTTGGCCAATTCCAGCCGCTTAAGGTACCCATGAGGCAAACTCCCGGCGGCTTTGTATGTTACTGCGGATTCCCGTTCAAAGCCCACTTCTTCCAGGTAATCTTTCGCTACAGCGTCAAGATCACCGTATTGACCTCCGGACAGCGCCTTGACTCGGGGCGAATACAGGGGGATGATCAAGTTTTTGAATGAAGGCAGTTCAGCAAAGGGTCGAATCATCTGAAATGTTCTGGCTATGCCGACTCTGGCGATTCGATATGGCGCCCAGCCGTTAATCTCTTTGCCCTTGTACACTATCTTGCCTTGATCCGGCTTCAGGAACCCCGTTATGAGATTGACAAGAGTGGTTTTTCCTGATCCGTTCGGGCCGATTACGCCTAGCAATTGCCCTTCATGAAGATCAAAACTTACACTGACGACTGCTTTGACACCCCCAAAGCTCTTGCTAATGTTTTCGACTCGCAAAACGGGGTCTGCGTCATTTTGACGTTTATTCTGATCATTCATTTGTCAACTTCGACCCATCTTTCGAATTGCTGATACTTCCTCTGGATGTAGTGGAAAATACCTTCTGGTAAAGCGACAATAAAGACCACCAGGAAAAATGAATACAGCACTATTCTCAACCCTCCGATGCCTCGAAGCGCTTCAGACAGGGGGACGAGAATGAAAGCGCCGATAAAGGAGCCTGCGAAGGTTCCCATGCCTCCTACGACAGCCGCGGATATAGGCAGAATTGAATAGTCAAGCGCAAAAGAAGGCATGCCTACAAACCCGTAAACATGGGTTAGAAAAGCCCCGCAAAAAGAGCCTACACACCCTGTTATAAACAGTGCCTGAGCCCTCATCCAATAGATGTTGATTCCAACGCTCATAACAGCTCTGTCATTGTCCTTTATAGCTTTGAGGACAAGGCCGTAATCAGTTGTGACCAGACGTCTGAAGGCGAACAGGGCAAAAAGTGTCACGAAAACAATCACGTACGATTCCACAAAGGGATTGGCGAACGCCTTGATACCGGTTATTCCTTCTGTGCCTCCAAATATGCCCGCGGCCTCAATGATACGTTCCAGCATCAACGGCAAAACGAGGGTCACCATGGAAAAGTAGACGCCTCGCAACCTCAGGACCGGCGTTAACAGGACCGTGCAGATAAGTCCTCCCAGAATCGTAGCAATTGGGAGATCGATCCAGATAGGCACTCCGAGGATTTTGTTCGAAACCCCTGCGATATATGCTCCGACGCCAAAAAACAGGGCCTGGCCAAGCGATACCATTCCGACGCCGACAAGAAAGTCCCAACTCATTGCAAGTAGCGCAAAAACACACGTGGAGATCAAGACTTTCTGCCAGTAAGAAGGCAGAACAAGAGGCAATATGATCAGCAAAAGGACCGGCGCAAGTGGTGGAACAGCCACATAAAGCATCTCGCGAAACGAGTTCAGTGAGAACACGTCGTCGGATCTGGCTTTGATCCCTCTGTCTATTCTTTCCTTTCTCTTTTGTTTCACGTGAGCGCCACTCTCAAAGCATCGTTATTATTCTCAATACATGAAAATTCTATATTCGTTCTTCCAGTTCTTTTTGTTTACCAAGAAGACCGGAAGGCTTGACCACCAGTATCAAAAGAATTGCAATCAGAGATATGATCATTTTCCAATGCGGGCCGGACAATATGTCAGTCATTATCTGAGCGTATCCAATGAGAAATGAAGCCAATACAACGCCAACAGAACTCCCCAGCCCACCAATTATACATACCGCCATTGCGTTTATCAGAACATCATATCCATCGTTCACAGCGATCGTTCCACGGGGCAGTATCAGTATTGCGGCTACGGCTGCCAGGCCGGACCCGAACGCGACACTCAATCCGGCAATTCGATCTGAATTGATTCCTAGAGACAGGGCAGTATGCTCATCCTGGGCGATGCCCCGGAAAGCAAGCCCAATCTTTGTATAGTGGGTAAATAGATAAAGGCCAATGGCCAAAACTATGCCAACGCCAACGATCCAGATCCGCTGATAATCCACGTAGGTATTGCCGATGAGTAGACTGCCATCAGTAAATACAGGAAGAGTGTATTCGAAGCCCGAGAATCCAAGGTAACGAAAAAGTTCGAGAATTATTAAACCAACGCCGAAAGTGGCTATGACTTCTGAAATTACAAGGCCACGAACTCGGAGCAATACGAAGCGATACATTGCGGCTCCGAGAAGAGCCGTCAAAAATACCGCAATCGCAGCGGACAGAAAGAATGGAAGCGCCAGTTTGTTTAACAATAGCCAGGATGCGAACCCTGCGAAGATGTACATAGCACCGTAGGCAAAGTTCGATACACCGCTTATACCAAAGGTCAAGCTGAAGCCCAGGGCTGTCAGAGCGAGTATTACACTATTGATAAAGCCGTAGATTAAAGCGACTTCCCACATGGCCTCGTTCCTTGCTAACGATAACTTTCCGAGAATTTACGCCCCGAGGACGAATTGACGCTCTCAGGGCGTATTCAAATCCTAGCCCGACGTAACAATTGAACCTCGTGTCTATTTCTTGGCCGCTTTCATCCATTCCGGAAGGACTACTTTCCCTTCCGCTATGGATTTAGGGAACACAATTACCCTTTTCCCGTCATCCGTCCACTGATAGACACAACCAGCGGCGGTCTCTTTGGGATCAGCTCCGTATATTACCTGATTACCTTCGTTGAATTTTATTCGTCCAATGACCCCTACTCGATCGGTTTTCTTGATTTCATCGGCTACCTTGTCAGGATCAAGTGAACCGGCCCGTTCAACCGCCTCGGCAAAGATATAAACGGAGTCATAAGAAGGAGCGGGACCATGTCCAGCTTCCATAGGAACCCCAAACTTTTTTTGATAATCATTGTAGAATTTGGTTGCTGGAGGATATTTTTCGACAGGGATGGCGCTACCTAATTCAAAATTGGAGTTGATCAGGCCGCCGATTTTACCTTCAAAAATCTTCCAGGCCCCCGGACCAGTCATGGGTGAGATGAATCCGCAAAGCATTCCGGGTATCTTTTGTGATTTCCATTGTTTTAGCAGGATTCCACTCTGGGGCATATCAAATATCGGCATTATAACTTGAGCGTTTTTCATCTTGGCCTTCATCAAACCGGGTGAAAAATCGGAAGCTCCGGTCGGATACGTCTCTGACCCCACGAGTTCAATGCCCATTTTTGAAGTAGCGACTTTGGTCACGCCTTGGCCGGTCGCCTTTGCCCACAGTACATCCTGAGTCATGACATAGAGTTTTTCGAAGCCAAATTCTTCTTTCATGAACCCCAAGGTCTGAGCAAGATAGCCAACCAGAGACTGAGCGTTCAGACAAACTCGAAAACAATGCTTGTATTTGACTGGGTCTTCCTTGACCTTTTCTTCGAATTTTGGAGACATAGCTATAGTCTCCAGAAGCGGTACCTTATGCTTCGCTATGATGTCCATACCCGCGAGAAGTGATTCGGACCTGAAGGGGCCGACCAGGATTGCGTTAACCTTTTTCTCGGTGATAATTTTTTCCAGACCGAGCAGAGCCTCAGAAACCGGGACACCTGCAGAAGCGTCTCTTAGATCTGAGACAACAACCTGCAAAAGTCTTTTTTCCTGACCAACTTTGACTCCACCTTTGTCGTTGATCTCATTAACGGCCATCTGAACGGCTTTAATAGATTCCTTTCCCTCGATCGAGGTTTCAGCGGTCGGAACGCCGATCAATATCGGATCAGCAGCGTACGAAGGCGCCAATAACAGGATCGATAACATACCGATCATGAGGTTAGCCATTAAAAAGAGCCTTTTCAT is a window encoding:
- a CDS encoding PAS domain S-box protein, translated to MISDIFLNAPVGIYRVTLEGKLLAVNTYVANMFGYKSPESMIQEVNLSSVASLYEQSSDRQMLIEKVTQATPNWTSFEQKIRTKQGIILDADMTIRLTTDGYIEGFISDITQQKLTERILRASEEKCHKAFHLSPDSISITRLFDSKIVSVNQGFQRITGYTEEEVVGKTSLDFGMWANLDDRNRLFKDIEETGTCHNLEADFVTKDGTIKHALMSASVIKLDGVDHLITVIRDITARKQTEEALKRSERKYRMLFDHTPIGILMVNTKGEVIEVNRFFLQTLGSPGVQLTKTINVLTFPHMVEAGISDLFGACMIENRPIDTELFYTNKWGKEIYLRIILTPKLNEQGYVEGCLAVMEDVMPRKMAENELKRARDKLELRVEERTNKLLKANEELEIEIAERERAERELQMSNRKLELALAVASQLRVQAEAASAAKTEFLTN
- a CDS encoding class I adenylate-forming enzyme family protein produces the protein MSVLKYQTIYGAFSAMAEKYPQKTAVYFLGSSYSYKKVLDLSEKFAAGLYEMGIRKGDRILMYIPNSIQFVVCWLGIQRLGGVPVPISPIYTAFDLKYMANDTGAKAVICSDRNYGYVKQAMPDTQLEQVIFTGLIELLPWWKKVFDLFADKAPKGKVEESSQVCSMSDVIKRGVRPAPKPDSSDRDIAQIMYTGGTTKHPKGVPMSHGLFLVSSEEQLDVRNPLFPKHEDVILAGSPLFHIAGQTCSLATIIVGGGTMIVFPKVNLDAFFDAIEKLKAKSLVGVPAFYRMILEHDRVDQYDLSSLSYCFSAADVLPQDVARRWTDKFHMPVYQGYGATETCGGVIMCPTDRESPPMAMGLSVPSKQIRITEQEGVDDVPLGDPGELLVHSELMVSAYLNKPEETETSFVTIDGKLWYRTGDIVRQDENGFVYFVDRTVDAIKHKGYRVSASEVEAVLQEHPAVIESCVVGIPDKKVGERIKAFVVLKKDVKGVAGYELTKFCRDRLPAYKIPQYIEFRDMLPKSKVGKLLRKEIRSEERKRLET
- a CDS encoding ATP-binding cassette domain-containing protein is translated as MLEISNLMVFYENAVALNDFSMNVQPGGIVAVIGSNSAGKTTLMNTLSGLIIDTKLKEQRKGGERITIYGKIVFNGEDITDLYPSERVKRGMVLCRERHPIFQESDLLENLRIAGYLRKKAEVRKAIDYVFELFPTLVRLKRRKAGFLSGGEQQMLTIGMALVVKPSLLLLDEPLLGLSPMMQTTLVDAIKKISVETGLTIIISEQFARPILPMIDHGYIIENGMLTLDGSGLELMENPEVKGAYFGV
- a CDS encoding ABC transporter ATP-binding protein — translated: MNDQNKRQNDADPVLRVENISKSFGGVKAVVSVSFDLHEGQLLGVIGPNGSGKTTLVNLITGFLKPDQGKIVYKGKEINGWAPYRIARVGIARTFQMIRPFAELPSFKNLIIPLYSPRVKALSGGQYGDLDAVAKDYLEEVGFERESAVTYKAAGSLPHGYLKRLELAKCLALRADLIIVDELFSGLSIAELASIVPIIEKLISEGKTVIMIEHRLRELFRIADRVVVLNYGSVIADGIPSEVMERSEVRKAYLGSE
- a CDS encoding branched-chain amino acid ABC transporter permease, translated to MKQKRKERIDRGIKARSDDVFSLNSFREMLYVAVPPLAPVLLLIILPLVLPSYWQKVLISTCVFALLAMSWDFLVGVGMVSLGQALFFGVGAYIAGVSNKILGVPIWIDLPIATILGGLICTVLLTPVLRLRGVYFSMVTLVLPLMLERIIEAAGIFGGTEGITGIKAFANPFVESYVIVFVTLFALFAFRRLVTTDYGLVLKAIKDNDRAVMSVGINIYWMRAQALFITGCVGSFCGAFLTHVYGFVGMPSFALDYSILPISAAVVGGMGTFAGSFIGAFILVPLSEALRGIGGLRIVLYSFFLVVFIVALPEGIFHYIQRKYQQFERWVEVDK
- a CDS encoding branched-chain amino acid ABC transporter permease, which translates into the protein MWEVALIYGFINSVILALTALGFSLTFGISGVSNFAYGAMYIFAGFASWLLLNKLALPFFLSAAIAVFLTALLGAAMYRFVLLRVRGLVISEVIATFGVGLIILELFRYLGFSGFEYTLPVFTDGSLLIGNTYVDYQRIWIVGVGIVLAIGLYLFTHYTKIGLAFRGIAQDEHTALSLGINSDRIAGLSVAFGSGLAAVAAILILPRGTIAVNDGYDVLINAMAVCIIGGLGSSVGVVLASFLIGYAQIMTDILSGPHWKMIISLIAILLILVVKPSGLLGKQKELEERI
- a CDS encoding ABC transporter substrate-binding protein, whose amino-acid sequence is MKRLFLMANLMIGMLSILLLAPSYAADPILIGVPTAETSIEGKESIKAVQMAVNEINDKGGVKVGQEKRLLQVVVSDLRDASAGVPVSEALLGLEKIITEKKVNAILVGPFRSESLLAGMDIIAKHKVPLLETIAMSPKFEEKVKEDPVKYKHCFRVCLNAQSLVGYLAQTLGFMKEEFGFEKLYVMTQDVLWAKATGQGVTKVATSKMGIELVGSETYPTGASDFSPGLMKAKMKNAQVIMPIFDMPQSGILLKQWKSQKIPGMLCGFISPMTGPGAWKIFEGKIGGLINSNFELGSAIPVEKYPPATKFYNDYQKKFGVPMEAGHGPAPSYDSVYIFAEAVERAGSLDPDKVADEIKKTDRVGVIGRIKFNEGNQVIYGADPKETAAGCVYQWTDDGKRVIVFPKSIAEGKVVLPEWMKAAKK